Genomic segment of Arachis hypogaea cultivar Tifrunner chromosome 16, arahy.Tifrunner.gnm2.J5K5, whole genome shotgun sequence:
TTTTTTGATCTTCTTGAGGCAGCTCAAAAGCCTTTGTGGGAAGGTTGTGTGCACTCTCAACTATCGATAGCTGTTAGAATGCTATGCATTAAGGCCGAGGGAAACCAATCGCAAGAGTCATTTAAGCAATGGGCGACCTTAATTAGGGAAATTGCTCCTGAGGGTAGTGCCATACCTAGGGATTACTATGAGGCTAAGAAGTTAGTGCAAAAGCTTGGATTGAAGGCAATCAAAATAGATTGTTGCTCAAATAATTGCATATTGTATCGAAAAGACGATGCTGTTCTAACTAGTTGCAAGTTTTGTGAAGCACCTagattcaagcctatttctgatGGTGGTTGTAAGTCCAAGAGAGTTCCTATCAGACGGATGCACTATTTACCCTTAATCCCTAGACTTCGAAGACTTTATGCATCAATGAGTTCAGCTCCGCACATGACGTGGCACATCAAAAACCAACGTGATGATGGCGTGATGACCCATCCGTCACATGGGGAGGCATGGAAAATCTTTGACCATATCCACTCTGATTTTGCTTTGGAGCCTAGAAACATTAGGTTAGGTCTTTGCTCTGATGGCTTTACCCCAAATATCCAATTTAGCAAGCCTTATTCTTGTTGGCCCGTAATTGTTATTCCATACAATCCACCTTTTGGGATGTGTATGAAAGATCCTTATTTGTTCTTGACTTGCTTAATACCTGGTCCTAATAACCCTAAAGCCAACATTGATTTATTCTTGGGACCCCTGATTGACAAATTAAATGAGTTGTAGAATCCTGGTGTTTTGACATATGATATTgtagaaaagaagaattttgtcTTAAAGGCGGCATTGATGTGGACTATCAATGATTTTTTGGTTATGGGATGTTGTCTGGGTGGATGACACAAGGAAGATTGTCATGTCCCATTTGCATGGAGGATACCAAGTCTTTTACACTATCACATGGAGGCAAGGCATCATGGTTTGATTGTCATTGGAGGTTTTTGCCAATAGACCACCCTTATAGTCGCAATAAGAATGATTTTCGGAAGAATAAAATAGAAAGTGAAGAGGCTCCTACCAGATTAAGTGGTTTGGAGATTTGGCAAAGGGTTAAATGACTTGGGAAGATATCAGATAATGGAAAGTGGATCAAATCACGAGAGTATGGTATTACTCACAATTGGACTAAGCAAAGTGTGTTTTGGGAGTTATCTTATTAGAAGGATAACCTGGTTCGTCACTGTCTTGATGtaatgcacatagagaagaatgtgCTTGATAACATAATGAATACTATTATGGACACTGATAGAACTAGAGACAATGAAAAGGCTAGGTTAGATCTGGCTGAACTGTGCAAGCGTCCAGATTTACATTTGCGGCATGTCGGTGATAATTGTTGGTCCAAACCTAAGGCAACTTATACTTTAACTTCTGAACAGCAACAAGACGTGTATAAGTGGGTGCAACAACTTAGATTTCCAGATGGTTATGAATCTAACCTTGCTAGATGTGTAAGTCTTTCCCAGGGGAGGTTTATTGGTATGAAGAGCCATGATTGTCACATTTTTATGCATTGCTTGCTTCCAACTGCATTCAGAGAACTACCTACAAATATATGGAAGCCTCTTACCGAGTTAAGCCAGTTTTTCAAAGACTTGTGCTCAACCACCTTCAAAGTTCATGATTTATAGGTTATGGAGCAGAATAttctcattatcctttgcaagttagaaaggatatttccCCCGGGATTCTTTAATGTGATGGAGCATTTGCCAATTCATCTAGTATATGAGGCACGTGTGTGTGGACCTGTCCAATATAGGTGGATGTATCTGTTTGAAAGGGTGATAGGAGCATTCAAGCGAACAGTGAAAAATAGAGCAAGGGTTGAAGGTTCGATTTGTGAGGCTTTCTTGGCAAAGGAGACTTCAAGTTTTGTTTCTTTCTACTTTGAACCACATATCTTATCAAGGCGAACCCGTGTGGGAAGAAATGATAACGGGGGAGACACAATTAAAGCTTCTTTATCAATATTTAATAGACCTGGTCGCAAGGTTGGAAAAGCTAAAGATCATTGGTTAGACGAACGGGACAAGGCCGCAGCTCATTTGCATATTCTACTCAATGAAAGCAAAGTTATCCCTTTCTATATGTAAGTGCACAAATCTTTTATTAAATAGTTAATTACACTTGTTCTACTAACTTATTCCATAGCTTATCAACTCTAGTCCTACTTTCATCAAGGTTTTGGAAAGAAACTTGTCCTGGAGAAAGCGATGACCGATTTTTCCCTTGGTTTGCATCATATGTAAGTGCATAGATTCGTATCATAGATGCATTACATAGtaatcatatatcttttattaaatAGTTTGATGCATGTTTTTAACTAGGTTCAAAATCAATGCAACGAAATTGTTGATCCCGGTTTGCAATCACTTTCTTGGGTTCCTTCAAACAAAGCAACAAGTTATCCAATTTATAAAGTAAATGGATATACATTTCATACTCTTGCAAgaacaaaaggaaagaaaatcgaTAACACCGGTGTGTATGTCAAAGGTGATGCAGGTAATGGGGAAAGTGATTGGTTTGGATTATTAGAAGATATACTCGAGCTTGAATACACTGGTGATGACTCTAATCGAGTTGTTTTGTTCAAATGTCAATGGTATGATCCAAGTCATCCAAATGGAACACGTATTCATAATGACTACAAAATAACTAAAGTCAACCATAGCAAAAGATATCGCCACTATGATCCTTTCATTGTCGCCCAAAAAGCTAAACAAGTTTACTTCTTACCTTATCCTGGAAATTACAAGTCTATGTGGCATATTGTTGTAAACACTAAACCAAGAGGTCGAATTGAAACCAATCATGTACATGtagatgaggatgaggatgagaaTAATGTAGCTTATCAAGTGGATGAGAGCAATCCTTCTAGGATTTCAGACACTGAGCCTCCTATTAGTCTTAAGTCTCCATTTGGAGAGGACCGCATTGTCGAATTGTCCATCGGCTCTAGTTCTGGAGCTAATAAAAATGAATATGATGATGTTGCAGACTTTGATGATGATATCGATTTTTAATAGGGTAACATTCTTTTCTATCTTTCTCTCTAAATCTAAATATATAGTAAAGAGTGCAGGTAGCTGAAACATAAAAGCTGCAGGTTGAGTAAGGAAATAGCTTTACATATTTTATAATCTATTATACTACTGAATCAGTTAATAGtaaaaagggtaattaaaataaattattaggtTTTATTATTGTAGAATTTGCAGTGATGCAAAGTTAGTAGgtagtctttttatttttttattttttattttttgaataatggGTGGTTTAAATTGTTTACATTACAGAATGCTATATGGTAGTGGCTATAAGATTAACTTAGGCATTCAAAAGTTAGACATTATTAACCAATTTAagttagatattaaatatatttctGCTCACAAATCTGAGGCTACTTTACTGTTGCTACTTTACTTAATTGTTGCTGATTTGCACTGAACAATgttatatataacataatttaGCTTGTGTTGATGGAATTGTTAGTGCAGCAGTTGATGGAATGCATGCTGGTTTCatctttaatattattttagcttgtgttgttttaattttgtctttaatatATATCTAGATCATGGCTCCTCGGGGTCAAGGGTAAAGGTGTCAAGGGTCATAGAGGTTCTCGAACCACCACCGCAGCCACTATTACCACCACCTCCACCTCTTCTGGGACTTCAGTTGTGCCAGATTTTCAGTCAGGACCACTTACCCAGCAACTGTATTTGATGGTGCCTAATCCAGGCTACACTGGTCTTCCTCCACTAACTTGGCCTACTCCAGGATGTATGGGCCCTCTACCACCCCCTCTTCCAATTTCGATTCCTTCTCTGTCTCACAATTCCAGCATATTAGTTGATTCAGAGACACTTGGAAGCTCTAGTACATCTCCTCCATCAGAGACTGCATCGGTTCCTAATGTTGTCATAAAACAAATATTGGTTCCAGATGGAAAAACAAGGTAAAATTTGATTGCTTGAATTAGAGAAATAATTGCTTTTTTTTAGTTTCCTAACTTGTCAATTCTTTATGAAATTATCAGTTGGTTATCTTTCCCTCCTGGTTCACAAAAGATTACAGAGATCATCAAGAAACGGTATGATAAACCATCTAAAAAGTTTGGGGATGTCCCTCTTCTGACAAAGAAGCTTTGGTTTAAGGAGTGGAAggtaaaaataacatatatatcaatgatcatatatgatttatgtatatatttgtCATCTATACTATAATTCTATCCTTTCTTTTTTGCTAATGTGCTGATTAATGTCCtgcaagaaaaatatcatgagaaTATATGTTTCACTTAGCTTTATAAATGTCCTGTATATAAATTGCTAAGTTTTGTTTACCTATTTCAATCAGTTTTGAATAATCATAATAATCATGTTAATATACCATAATTCATGATATATAGTTATATAGCTAAAATAGGAATATACAGGATCCAAAAAGAGGTAACAATGAATCATGAACTGGAGAAAAATGGGAGCAAACATGAAGTAGGTTAACATCCAGGGTCTTAATTACGATAGAGAGCTCTTGTATCCAAAAAGAGCTTAATACTGGGTTATTTTCTTGTCTTATCTTATATTATAGTATCATTTTTTATGTGCAGAGCCATTTttttattgatgatgatgatgaggagtttttTTGGAGGGCTTTCAAATATAGGACAAGTAAGCGATTTAGCCAAATGATGTCGGATATCCGTGAGGGTGTGGATACAACCCACGAATGGCTAATTCCTGCTTACAAAAAGGTGTTGGAAAAGTACTGGAAAACGGATGAGAaatggaaaaatataagaaaaaaagcgAGGGAGAATCGAGCGTCACTCTTAGGTGGTTCTGTCCATTGTGGTGGTTCTATTCCACTGAGCTCAACTATAGAGAGGATGGTAACATAATTTAAATGGCTTTAGATCTTATTTAATAgacatttatttatataaaatttttttattttgtgtttatgtGAAACAGAAGAAGCAGTTGGACCGTACACCAACTCATGAGGAAGTCTTCAAGGAAACCCACACACTTAAAAGTGACAAGTCTAAATGGGTGGACAAATGCTCTCAAGACACTCATGTGAGATATAGTATaaatattaagtagatagatttTTCACTACTACTATTTAGTTTCTTCTTTGTTacttattattagtagtagtagtaatagtgTTTTTTAACTTTGTTTTTTTAACAGAATTACATCCAAAAACCAGAGTTATAGTACCTTTGTTTTTTAACATTTCAAGCAAAATGAGACTCTAATTTCTTCCAAATCTGAGCAAAATAACATGTGTTTTAATTTACATATCTGAAAAAGATGGATTCACTGTTCCTTTTGCTGCATTTTCAGTGAGATGTTGGAGTAATTCATGACCtttattttgttggtttagcGAAGCAAAATCTTGTGTCATTGATGCCATTTTGGCTTGACTTTGATTAATAATTAtactaattcatttttttcaaataattgttTATTTTGAACAAAATAGTATATTAGAAATTGAACAATGTGGAACTATGCATGAATACAAGAATATTGAATTGGCTCACCTAAttatagattatatatatatatatatatatatatatatatatatatatatatatatatatattatagattCTAATCAATGAGTATTTGATATGTTAATGAATTGAGTTTTTGTGTGGCAAACAAATGCTGTTAATAATGCATGCCACCTAATTGGGATATTCTCTGTTTGATGTCTTGATTTATGTCATTTATTCTTCTACTTTAGTTAATTGTTCCTTTCGCCAATTGTTCCTGTTGCTTCTTGTGAgaatattattttgtattttgtaatgAGAATCATGAATATTTTAGAGCTTATTCTATTTGAATTATTGGGAAAGGATGAAAATTTGTTGGTATTTTGTAATCATTGTGCAACAGGAGAAGTTTATAAAAAAGTTAGCAGAAGTTCAGGCCTAACATGTCGAAGCTCAAGCACAAGGAATGGAGCTACCACCAATTGATGAAGACTTGATTTGGGAGGAAGTGTGTGGTGGGCAAAAGAAGAATTGAGTTTATGGAAAAGGAGCATTCTTTTATAGATTTATTAAGTCTAGAACCACTTCTGCCAACTCTGTATTTGGAAGAGCATCTACAAATCAAAATTTTGTTCCTGATTTGCGAGAACAGATTCATAATCTCAATGAAGAGCTTTTTCAACATGTTACTCAACAGACAGATGAGCATATTAGTAAGTTGTTAGATACACGCTTGGctcctttggaaaagactcaaaagaagttagaaaagttaGAATAGGCAATTGGAAAGGCTAAGAAGGAAAAGCTGAAACGGAAGAGATGGAATGAGGCTTATGTTAGCTATTACAAGAAGGTTAGAGCGTCAAGTAGTTCCACTACTGCTCCACTGCCACCGCCACCGCCGCCACCTTCAATCTCTTCGGATGAAGACTATGATGATGATGGGGATGAAGATGACACTGAGGACTATAGTTGATAAATTTAGTATGGTTAAACAATATACTGAGGATTATAGTTGataatacactttgtttatgtcttgaattatattgacttgcttgtttataataCTTTTCTTTTAGCTTTATAATATGATGAAgttgtttattttttgtaatattataaatatttgaatactaattagataaaaaattgtaattattaaatttatattattttgtataaaacAGGTTTATTTTAcaatgaaaaaatctaaaaaaaattccaTTTTATCTTACcgacagatttacagacggattttctatcTGTATTCAGAGTTTGGAATGGTATTCCAAGGCTCAAATTACCGAcagaaaatctgtcgaaaaattcgtctgtaattaccgacaaaaaatctgtcgaaaaattcGTAGTAATTACCGATGGAAAATCCATctgaaaatccgtcggaaagttcgtcgTCTTCAGGAAATGGgtggagaatttacagaggaaaaatccgtcggtaactggtaaaaatccgtcgataaataatttccgacgaagCTTTTACAgaaggacaaaatccgtcggtaaccgaaaatccgtctgtaatatagACCAAATCTGTTTGTAAATCTGTCTTTATTAAGCCATTTTCTAGTAGTGAAAGGCCGGCAAAAAGATAGATACATCGCAGCTTTGTTTATGATTTGATGGGAAAAAGAAGTAGCTTGCTCTTAAATTGGGAAATATTTATGTATGTGATATTCAACTCTAACAAAATGGGATAGGTAACTCTTTATGTCTAACAAATAGGGACAGCAATTCCTATGTGTGTGTTTATTGTTATCAGATATGAGAAGCTTTTTTGTCCAATAAAAAAGCCGCAGTAGTTTACCAGAAGTGTGCCTTTTATAGTTGCATTGCCTGACTAATTTTAAGCCAAGTCAGAACTCAGACTGAAAGAAAGAACTGCCATTTTCATTAGTGGTGCTTTATCTGACCCGTACTTAAACCATGCATTAATATCAATTAAGTGAACCTGATTACTTATGGTTTTTGGGAagttgttgtatatatatatatatatatatatatacacacttcTCAATCTCTTTATTAAATATAAGTACTAAGTTGAAATAACCAAACCGGGTTAGTACTACTATAACTAAACTTGAACAGTTGtttaataatgaaatttttttctGCAACTATTATTGTTACCTAACTCATAATATTTGGATatggaaaaaaactggaaagTATAACCCCAAGTAATTATGCCCTGTGTAACATACCATTTATGTAGTTTATATAAGGTTAGCGTCTCTTTCTTAATATGATAAATAGCCATATACATTCTACTATATTGGAGTTATACATATAATTGACCGTGGTTATTAGCTTCTTTTCTTCATTCAAGCAAAGCAAATTTTAGAATGGCTAGTCCACCTTCCAAACCTCAGACATTATTGCCAGACGACCTCATATTGGAGATTTTTTCTAGAGCCGATGTCAATACGGTTGGTTGTAGCAGAACCCTGTGCAGCTATTGGAACTAGGAGATAGAGACCGAGGAGTTTGTCTTCAAGCATCTGCATGTTGCTAAGAAGAGGCCAGCTTCCATTTATGTTCACTTTGGTATCAAGGGACGAAGATCATTGAGGAAGTGGGTTTCTAGATTTAATGTGGATATCGGGGAGAATGAACGCCTGTGCATCCCATTCTTGAGGAACTCTCAGGGCCAATTCGAAGTGATCAGTACTGATAATGGCTGCATGGCCATTAGGTATTCATGCATTAGTCACCCAAGTAATCTCATCGTGTGGAATCCTAATACTGATCAGGTAACACAAATTCCGAATCCTACGCAACATCATTGTTGTATTTGTACCTCCACTTATGCAATCCTGTACTTTACTGATTCGGTTGGGTATGTGTGGATAAACATTTATAAGAAGAAAATTTTTGACTCACAATCATGGTTGACTTCATACTCATCAATGACTGGCCGTTGGGATAGTAGTTTCTCCTGCCCTCCATATGTTCAGGGTCTTGATTCTAGGTATGTTGTTAACCATGGCATCGTTTATTGGTTTAATTGGAACAATCATGCACAAATAAGCCCACGGTGTATTGTTCACTTTTCAATTTTTACCAATAAGTTTGGATTCATTTTGATCCCTGTGGAAGCTAGAGCTATGATTCAGCGGCTTTTAATCTGTGAAGGTTGTTTGTATTATGCTGCTGTTCATGCTAAATAAGACAGTTATAGGTGGCTCATCTggaaaattgaagaaagcaatcaaggCTACTCTTGGGATTTGTCGTCTCAGATTCGGGGTCATGGATCAATAGAATCACCAGAGTATTTGACTCATGATTATTTGATAATAGTTAAAGATACTTCTTAACCAACTAGAGGAACTCAGTTCACCATCACCAAGTTAGATTTAATAACAGTTAAATCACTGAATGTGAATTTCAACACCATTGTCCCAGTTTAGTATATATACATGGTCTAACAATTATTGTATGTTATTCTAAAGTCTCTATGGGAAACTATATATCATTATTTATATGTATTGCCTAACTGATATAGCATATATGCTGAAATTAGCTTCAAAAAGTGGGATCCATTTGTATCAGCAATGTTATAGTTTACATCCTTAATGTTTTCTTTAAGTTTGTCATTTTCTATTATTTCTGTGATATTGTAATCTAATTAAGTgccttttttttatatactatGAAGTACTGTAATAAGTAAGTTGTAAAAGAAACTAACCTATTTACTTAGTtgtataaatttattgggttaaCAGATATCTTAACTTGGCTAGCATTTTTATTGCCAACTTAATGTTAATTTTCTTGCTTAATATAGCTATGTTTTCTCATATGGAAGTCTCTTTATTAATGAATAAAGCTCAACACAAATCTAACATTTTATTGGCTATTGCAATTTATATGTTTCACAAACTTACTTTCAAAGTATTTATTTAGAACACTTTCTAATCAGATTGATAATCGAGAATATAGGTATATAATTCCTATACATTCTATTGCTTTGACATTTTATATGTCTTGAGAGTTCTTGAATCATGGTTTGGAAGTTTATGGTGAAcattgtaatacccggtctaaccgaaatttagtaaataataagttaaataggagcgaatatggttggaagatttgacaattggaatttgataatttaaatatgatatttggattcattgaatttttccgagtcggaaaatatagttttctgcgtaaaagtgcgcagtggaattttgaccggcagtaccggctgagatctgtctggtactacaactgaggaaattgattatgggtaaataagattaagaaatgaggaattataattaaggaaggtagaaatatttaaagtgcgatttagagcgctaatcttaaaggttttggcccaaaattgggccaatgggcaaaaataagtgaaccgtgcctaagtgggcccaagtcccaacatatataaacattagttgtgagcatttcagctcattttaccctaaaaagaagggttggggcgctgatttgagaagagagaagagaagagagaaaacctaactctctttgatcttcaaaccaccataacttgagctacggagctccgattgacgagccgtttgcagccacgcgttgctcttctcatcctctacaattctatctaagtttggtggtgattatttcattcatctctgcccagttttcgaaattccccactgttacacgtttttgggtagttagtgttgaaatcttgtgattttgggtgtttagggatactccaacatggattctaagtgggttctatccctacttcatatgggctgaggtaagaagtgctcaaacccttgtgatttgtcatttttatgagccctaggttgatgtatgtatgtgacattggttatgttagtgtatttggtgatgttggtgcacaattgggagatgggtattgcttgaggagctttggtaaggcttggagctaaggttgtgaagaattccaaagaagaggctcaattggtttagctacaagaggtacggtttaagtttcatttaagtaccgtgtgttgtgatgagaattcctaggctagatgcccctaggattaagtttggattatgtaaatggttggtgctaatatgcatagttgatatgtaatgtgaattaatgattgggttgagaattgtgtgaccttgtatgcttggtgtattgagaatttgatgtactgggtaatgagtattgatttgtggtttatgcatttaaattgtgaaaattgggccggaggccgtgaattttgggccggaggccggaaagaggtaagaaaggtaagtcgatgtgtgcattgtatgatggcacaagtgattggatgaatttcagataatgaatatatgaatgattaggttggttattgaataataaggtttgagaagttgaagtatggaatttggtaattttgggtgaaattatgtagacgaggtatgtttggttcggttgagatatattatgtgatcatatatgtgattatgattattgatgccttgatggtatgatgatgcattagagatatgtatgttgtgatatatgcttggggaatgattaaggttgatttgtgggtgaaatcacgtgatagtgagtatgatattgattacgtataatgatggttgattggaaatggtattattggaaattgggatgaggaaggatgtatgacatgatattgtgtttgtcctttagccatttgattgagaagtgttaaaatggttagatgtggttttgggaatttttggtaaagtgtcaatgtgtgagttgaggatggcttgatgtggattttggtgcattttgattgatttcaaaaagggttgaaattggcatattttggttgattttgaaaagagttgaaaatggcttgttttgaaaatggcacctagtggttttgtatgaaaatatggtttttgggtatactttgacgggacataacttggactacggatctctgttttatgccaaatctgtttagaaatgaaattggatccgggatgtccatgccgtttgaagaacgggtgaaaaatgatttaaaatgagaaagttatgtccgtcggaagattgggggttgaatctgtaaattctgcagcttttaacttagaaaatttttagcagaatgaccctccacgcgtaggcgcacttggcgcgtacgcgtcgttcttcaagaaggcactatccacgtgtgcgcgtggtgtgtgcgggcgcgtcgatgcgctgcaccaaatgcccagctattttcccaagagttgtgccagagttgtgccagagttgtgccagttttgtgcctggggcgcaagagcacccacgcgtacgcgtggctgacgcttgcgcgtcgtttggctatttttcaacccgcgcgtccgcgcgtatgacacttgcgcgtcgatgatttttgtggccatccacgcgtgcgcgtggagtgcgcatacgcgtggccctattttcatgccaaagttgatttttgagttttaaaagccaaatctcatacttctaagcctccgatctcacctcttatgtattaaatcattctgatatgcctagcaatgagctaggggatgtcgtaacttgcgagtgaagcaaggggaaaagttatgatcaatgatgatcaaagatgattatatgagatatggaggatgacggtggaagtaccgtgtatgccatgacccggagggctatatttattgataaatggcccgttcttgattggaccataagccggatggctgagttattgccgggttacggcaaagccattattgtttatggctgagcataaatgcatatatgattaatgaatgaatatgttaaatggataataatgaaaaaatattgaaatatgaTGTgcaaccccgggtagtaggcagtggcgttgtccacttgctccgggtatgagacgggaaaggaggattatgataaacgagtttaatcgtggggttttgaataaatgtgtatttttgatacctgggtagtagcaagggtcgtggttggtcccgcttgctccgggtcattgtctgaggattgataataatgaagggtgattatgaataaatgtttatttgtgatacttcggtagtagcaagggttgtggttcgtcccacttgctccaagttaatgtttgagatttggtaacaatgaatgttgataatatgaattgagattgaatgaatatatgtttgagatgcctgggtagtagcaagggttgtggttcgtcccacttgctccgggccaatgcttgagatacctgggtagtagcaagggttgtggttcgtcccacttgctccaggtcagagattgcgacgcctgggtagtagcggcagtaatggtgaatccactcgctccaggttgagcttttagacacccgcctgggtagtagccgcagtagtgattatttcactggctctgggttgagcgggcagtagcaagggggttgtagctcaaacctacttgctccgcaaggggtgtttctgtccaatggttagctaccaggacatgtcgggttggctatataaccgacagatgatatcatcagccatagggcaggcattcatcatttgcatatgtttgaattgtttgggtttgccatttgtcttggatttctacatcatatatgccatgttacctgactatatgctacttgttctacttgtatcatgtttgtgtattacttgcctgtattgcttgtgtttgtacaactgagaggcccctcatgctggtgtcggtgggtgtgagggctgttcttgatgggatgaattgatgatgcgattgcatgatgatgtattgatatagaactgctgaggcagaacaactggtgatggttttgcttatgattctgagtctgattcgtggaagagtcagcgagttggaaaacatgtgaaacatgaattgaatttagcactcccttatgacagttgcctattcatggattagcgagaacctaggatgaataattggtgaagaagtttaggatgcttagtgagtttttgttgcagtacattgaatttatttggcacttttaccgtactgggaacccatgggcccggggttctcattccgtatatatctcttgtttttcagatacaggtccaggtgctcagaagtgagttgtgggtcgtctgagagacggcgaag
This window contains:
- the LOC140180350 gene encoding uncharacterized protein isoform X2, translating into MMSDIREGVDTTHEWLIPAYKKVLEKYWKTDEKWKNIRKKARENRASLLGGSVHCGGSIPLSSTIERMKKQLDRTPTHEEVFKETHTLKSDKSKWVDKCSQDTHEKFIKKLAEVQDQHVEAQAQGMELPPIDEDLIWEEVCGGQKKN
- the LOC112757220 gene encoding uncharacterized protein, producing MEDTKSFTLSHGGKASWFDCHWRFLPIDHPYSRNKNDFRKNKIESEEAPTRLSGLEIWQRKDNLVRHCLDVMHIEKNVLDNIMNTIMDTDRTRDNEKARLDLAELCKRPDLHLRHVGDNCWSKPKATYTLTSEQQQDVYKWVQQLRFPDGYESNLARCVMEQNILIILCKLERIFPPGFFNVMEHLPIHLVYEARVCGPVQYRWMYLFERVIGAFKRTVKNRARVEGSICEAFLAKETSSFVSFYFEPHILSRRTRVGRNDNGGDTIKASLSIFNRPGRKVGKAKDHWLDERDKAAAHLHILLNESKVIPFYMFWKETCPGESDDRFFPWFASYVQNQCNEIVDPGLQSLSWVPSNKATSYPIYKVNGYTFHTLARTKGKKIDNTGVYVKGDAGNGESDWFGLLEDILELEYTGDDSNRVVLFKCQWYDPSHPNGTRIHNDYKITKVNHSKRYRHYDPFIVAQKAKQVYFLPYPGNYKSMWHIVVNTKPRGRIETNHVHVDEDEDENNVAYQVDESNPSRISDTEPPISLKSPFGEDRIVELSIGSSSGANKNEYDDVADFDDDIDF
- the LOC140180350 gene encoding uncharacterized protein isoform X3 yields the protein MMSDIREGVDTTHEWLIPAYKKVLEKYWKTDEKWKNIRKKARENRASLLGGSVHCGGSIPLSSTIERMKKQLDRTPTHEEVFKETHTLKSDKSKWVDKCSQDTHEKFIKKLAEVQA